GCGTTCCTTTGTGGCCGAGAAGGCGAGGTCGGGGTTCTTCTCTTCCTGGTAGCTGACGTCCCATGGGCTCTTGGCCATGAAGACGAGGTCGCCGTCCCGGTCCTTCGCCAGGTTCGCCTGGTTGAAACGCTCGAACTCCGCGAGCGCCTTCTCGTCCCCGCTTACCCAGCGGGCGGTGGCGAAGGGCGAGGCTTCCAGACCTGCCTCCACCTTGTATTCCGCCGATAGGCGCGAGACGAGGACCTCGAGCTGCAGCTGGCCGACCACGCCGACGATATGCTGCGCGCCAAGCTCGGGATAGAAGACCTGGATGACGCCTTCTTCCGACAGGTCGTCCAGCGCCTTGCGCAGCTGCTTGGTCTTGGTCGGGTCCTTCAGCTGGACGCGGCGCAGGATTTCCGGCGCGAAATTGGGCAGGCCGGTGAAACGGATCTCGTTCTTCTCGCTCAGCGTATCGCCCACGCGCAGCGTCCCATGGTTGGGAATACCGATGATGTCGCCGGCAAGCGCGGTGTCGGCAATCTCGCGGTCCTGCGCGAAGAACAGGATCGGGGAATGGATGGCGATCGGCTTGCCGAGGCCGCTCGGCGTCAGCTTCATGCCGCGTTTGAACGTGCCCGACACCTGCCGCATGAAGGCGATGCGGTCGCGGTGGTTGGGGTCCATGTTGGCCTGAACCTTGAACACGAAGCCGGTCACCTCGTCATGCTCGGGCTCGATCCGTTCGTCTCCGGCCGGTTGCGGGCGCGGGGGCGGCGCGTGCTCGGCAATGGCCTCGATCAGCTTGATGACGCCGAAATTCTTCAGCGCGCTGCCGAAATAGACCGGGGTCAGGTCACCATTGCGGTAAGCCTGCGCATCGAACTCGGGGTAACCGATCTGGGCCAGTTCCGCCTGTTCGGCAAAGCGCTCGGGAATTTCCGGGTCCTCGTCGAACTGGCCCAGGAACTCGCGCGAGTCGCCTTGCGGTCTCGCGACGTGACCGGTCGCGAAGTCCAGAACGCCTTCGAATTCGCCGCCCATGCCGATCGGCCAGGTCTGCGGGCTGACATCCAGCGCCAGCATGTCGGCTACCTCGTCGAGCGTCTCGAACGGATCGCGACCTTCGCGGTCCACCTTGTTGACGAAGGTGATGATCGGCACGTTGCGCAGGCGGCATACCTCGAACAGCTTGCGCGTCTGCGGCTCGATACCCTTGGCCGCGTCGATCACCATGATGGCCGAATCGACCGCGGTCAGCGTGCGGTAGGTGTCTTCCGAGAAGTCCTCATGGCCGGGCGTGTCGAGGAGATTGAAGGTGACGGTTTCCCCGTCCGGCCCTTCCCGTTCGAACGTCATGACCGACGAGGTGACGGAAATGCCGCGCTGCTGCTCGATCTTCATCCAGTCGGACCGCGCGCGCCGCGCTGCCCCGCGCGCCTTCACCTCGCCCGCCAGGTGAATCGCACCGCCGGTCAGCAGCAGCTTCTCGGTCAGCGTGGTCTTGCCCGCGTCGGGATGGGAGATGATGGCGAAGGTACGCCGTGAATTGGCTTTATCGGACATAGAGATCGGCGTGCGGGCTCAGCCGCGCAGCTCTGCCCCCTGTTTGGCGGCAGCGGCCACGACACGGTCGGAGATGGCTTTCAGCTCTTCCTCGGTGAAGCTCTTGTCGCCCGATTGCATGATCACTTCCAGGGCGATGGACTTCTTGCCCTCCGGCACGCCTTGCCCTTCAAACACGTCGAAAATGCGTGCATCGACGATGGCCTTCTTGTCCGCGCCTCGCACGGCTCGCAGCAGGTCGCCCGCTGCAAGTTCGCTCGGCACGAGGAACGCGAAATCGCGCGACACCGGCTGCAAGGCGGGCGGCGAATAGGCAGGACGGGCAAAACCGCCAGAGCCCTTTTTCGCCGGGATCGCATCCAGAAAGATCTCGACTGCGACGACTGGGCCATCGATGTCGAAGGCCTTCAGCGTCGAGGGATGCAGC
This is a stretch of genomic DNA from Erythrobacteraceae bacterium WH01K. It encodes these proteins:
- a CDS encoding peptide chain release factor 3 translates to MSDKANSRRTFAIISHPDAGKTTLTEKLLLTGGAIHLAGEVKARGAARRARSDWMKIEQQRGISVTSSVMTFEREGPDGETVTFNLLDTPGHEDFSEDTYRTLTAVDSAIMVIDAAKGIEPQTRKLFEVCRLRNVPIITFVNKVDREGRDPFETLDEVADMLALDVSPQTWPIGMGGEFEGVLDFATGHVARPQGDSREFLGQFDEDPEIPERFAEQAELAQIGYPEFDAQAYRNGDLTPVYFGSALKNFGVIKLIEAIAEHAPPPRPQPAGDERIEPEHDEVTGFVFKVQANMDPNHRDRIAFMRQVSGTFKRGMKLTPSGLGKPIAIHSPILFFAQDREIADTALAGDIIGIPNHGTLRVGDTLSEKNEIRFTGLPNFAPEILRRVQLKDPTKTKQLRKALDDLSEEGVIQVFYPELGAQHIVGVVGQLQLEVLVSRLSAEYKVEAGLEASPFATARWVSGDEKALAEFERFNQANLAKDRDGDLVFMAKSPWDVSYQEEKNPDLAFSATKER